In Cytobacillus oceanisediminis, the following proteins share a genomic window:
- the phnC gene encoding phosphonate ABC transporter ATP-binding protein, protein MLEIRNITVRYPGMKHNALNSINLKIHPGDFVCVLGKSGAGKSTLIRCLNGLQTPSSGEIIWDGLSFSALSDEQLRKIRREMGMIFQHFNLIPRLTVLQNVLTGMFGYRSSFKNLIGWFTDEEKAQAKQVIAEVGLADFADRRVEHLSGGQKQRVGIARALLQKPRFLLGDEPVASLDPGTSDRIFSLLQEMHERHKLQTIINVHDVQLAKRYATRIIALKDGEVVFDDKPEQFTDDMYVFTYDAESYGEKSYIRST, encoded by the coding sequence ATGCTTGAGATTCGAAATATAACAGTCCGTTATCCCGGCATGAAGCATAATGCCCTGAATTCCATAAACCTTAAGATCCATCCTGGTGATTTTGTTTGTGTGTTAGGTAAAAGCGGTGCTGGAAAATCCACTTTGATCCGCTGTTTAAATGGCTTGCAGACACCATCATCAGGGGAAATCATCTGGGATGGCCTATCCTTTTCTGCACTGAGTGATGAACAGCTTCGAAAAATCCGCAGGGAGATGGGAATGATCTTTCAGCATTTTAATTTAATTCCACGATTGACTGTCCTGCAAAATGTTCTGACAGGCATGTTCGGCTACAGGAGCAGCTTCAAAAACCTTATTGGATGGTTCACAGATGAAGAAAAAGCTCAGGCTAAACAAGTCATTGCAGAGGTGGGCTTAGCCGATTTTGCCGATCGCAGGGTCGAGCATCTTAGTGGAGGGCAGAAACAGAGAGTCGGCATTGCAAGGGCTCTCCTTCAAAAGCCAAGGTTCCTTCTAGGCGACGAGCCTGTTGCGAGCCTGGATCCGGGAACTTCAGACCGGATATTCAGCCTGCTTCAGGAGATGCATGAGCGGCATAAGCTTCAAACCATTATAAATGTCCATGATGTTCAGTTAGCTAAACGTTATGCAACCCGCATTATCGCTTTAAAAGATGGGGAAGTCGTTTTTGATGATAAACCAGAGCAGTTTACAGACGATATGTATGTATTTACATATGATGCAGAAAGTTATGGCGAAAAATCATATATCCGTTCAACTTAG